A region of Heteronotia binoei isolate CCM8104 ecotype False Entrance Well chromosome 2, APGP_CSIRO_Hbin_v1, whole genome shotgun sequence DNA encodes the following proteins:
- the GLMN gene encoding glomulin, translating to MAKEEFQDIIQRCQILNEENFKEEDFDHFQAAGKKCLEEGYIVEVLEVIQNEKNKVIIKSMGWNLVGPLIRCIHEYKEDDAERDCCRKILDKLVELCNPKELVLGFLEQIEQTSKEQMSQTVLLLLKPLQEVILKLQRNKAYSIGLSLSTILNQLSLLPVPYTAQQLQEDVHGLCHCCNALTDFVNPFVDEVARHMETSDGGCKELKEELLSFCLKCLKYPLLMAELEELPEETIKHPLKQFAADILGILLDIRELIPKVFPQHGCKNQTRDNEGLMEIEQEQSADSLACLSYIVFVQDFGMNYFPSVFHPSYILQCNMVHIQVLLERKEESVLSKGLDLLESCLLRLEDNSLFLQYLEFKSFITIPQDMVKVMTLCPFECLRKKSLKLLQLYINKFEEEGKYTLFRCLLKTSNHSGVEAYIIQNIKNQIDLSLKSAKSSKCFTGLQLVSLLDAVFSLPEGAETDLLQNSDRIMASLNLLRYLVIKDNENDNETCVWTELTKIEQNFLKPLHTGLNMSRAHYEAEIKNKKNNKRESHTSRTVCSVTVAGEKMPAMTTEMELQVLQSALFTFDLIESVLARVEELIEVKTKIAAEANAGIK from the exons atggcaaaagaagaattTCAAGACATAATACAAAGATGT CAAATACTGAATGAGGAGAACTTTAAAGAAGAAGATTTTGACCATTTCCAAGCTGCAGGAAAGAAGTGCTTGGAAGAGGGGTATATAGTTGAAGTATTAGAAGTCATTCAAAATGAGAAAAACAAG GTTATTATCAAAAGCATGGGTTGGAATCTTGTGGGTCCTCTGATCAGATGTATACATGAATATAAAGAAGACGATGCTGAAAGAGATTGCTGCAGGAAAATATTAGATAAGTTGGTGGAG CTGTGCAATCCAAAAGAGCTTGTACTGGGTTTTTTGGAGCAGATTGAACAAACTTCTAAGGAACAGATGTCCCAAACTGTCTTGCTTCTGCTTAAGCCTCTGCAGGAAG TGATTCTGAAACTTCAGAGAAATAAAGCATATTCAATCGGGTTGTCACTGTCTACAATTTTGAACCAGCTCTCCCTTCTGCCAGTACCTTACACAGCACAGCAACTACAAGAAGACGTGCATGGCCTCTGCCACTGTTGCAATGCTTTAACAGATTTTGTTAATCCTTTTGTGGATGAAGTTGCTAGACACATGGAGACCTCAGATGGAGGCTGCAAAGAGCTAAAGGAGGAATTGCTAAGTTT TTGCCTGAAGTGCTTGAAATATCCCTTGCTAATGGCAGAGCTTGAAGAATTGCCTGAGGAGACTATCAAGCATCCCTTAAAACAGTTTGCTGCTGATATACTA GGTATTTTGCTGGATATTAGAGAATTGATTCCCAAAGTATTCCCTCAACATGGATGCAAAAATCAAACCCGGGATAATGAAGGCTTAATGGAAATAGAACAAGAACAGTCCGCAGATTCTTTGGCATGTCTGTCTTATATAGTCTTTGTTCAGGATTTTGGAATGAACTATTTTCCATCAGTTTTCCA CCCCTCATATATTCTGCAGTGCAACATGGTACATATTCAAGTTCTACTAGAAAG GAAAGAAGAATCTGTACTATCGAAAGGACTT GATCTGTTGGAGAGCTGTCTACTGAGGCTGGAAGATAATAGCCTTTTCCTTCAGTACTTGGAGTTCAAAAGCTTTATTACAATACCTCAG GATATGGTTAAAGTGATGACACTGTGTCCTTTTGAATGTCTG AGAAAGAAGAGCTTAAAGCTTTTACAGCTCTATATAAACAAATTTGAGGAAGAAGGAAAATACACTTTGTTCAG GTGTCTGTTGAAGACAAGTAACCATTCTGGTGTGGAAGCATACATTATCCAAAATATTAAAAACCAAATTGATTTATCTTTAAAG AGTGCAAAGAGTAGTAAATGTTTTACTGGACTCCAGCTGGTTTCACTGTTAGACGCTGTGTTCTCACTTCCTGAAGGAGCTGAAACTGATCTTCTCCAGAACTCAGACAG GATTATGGCATCTCTAAATCTGCTGAGATATTTAGTCATTAAAGATAATGAAAATGACAATGAA ACCTGTGTTTGGACAGAACTTACCAAGATTGAGCAAAATTTCTTGAAACCGTTACACACTGGACTTAATATGTCAAGGGCACATTATGAAGCAGAAATAAagaataaaaaaaacaacaaaagag AGTCCCACACTTCTCGGACAGTTTGCTCTGTAACAGTAGCTGGGGAAAAGATGCCTGCAATGACAACTGAAATGGAACTTCAG GTTCTTCAGTCAGCTCTCTTCACATTTGACTTAATAGAAAGTGTTCTGGCCAGAGTAGAAGAACTCATTGAAGTCAAAACAAAAATAGCAGCTGAAGCAAATGCTGGGATCAAGTGA